Proteins encoded within one genomic window of Aspergillus nidulans FGSC A4 chromosome VII:
- a CDS encoding type I polyketide synthase (transcript_id=CADANIAT00007957): MSETTPQTGRTTSASWADDPIAIVGVGLRLPGSIRTPQQFWQFLVNKRSGRCRVPADRYNVDAFHGPKGKLGHVCTEYGHFLDVDLAAVDSSFWSIPPKELLLLDPQQRLLMEVVYECLESSGTAAYRGRDIGLYIGALGEDWMDIQTRDPQGLGMHCVAGYSDFALSNRLSKELGLTGPSMTIRTACSSSMMALHAACQALYTGECSSAVVGGCNLILSPRMTTTMSELGVMSPTGDCRSFDARADGYARGEAVNAIHIKRLSHALRDGDPIRSVIRSVCINSDGPRSPVFIPSPESHELLIRRCHQLAGISDLSQTAMIECHGTGTKVGDVQEGRAVANVFGDIGGVLIGSVKPNLGHSEGASALTSIIKMTLALENQTIPPNINFSTPNPKIPFGPACLRVPVECEPWPKDKAERVGLNGFGIGGANGHVLLESARSFLGTFVNEAPSGCTPQLLVFSGTHPETVKRNISLSLDFLAKNPAKVADASYTLACRRRILPNRAFAVGCLDSWDVSPVRKAGPADLVWVFPGQGAQYPEMGLKLVTGNAIARDTIRSLDEVLDLIDAGRSWTLHDELLRPEPSSRLSQAKFSQPCCTAIQIALINVLKSMNVKPSAVVGHSAGEIAAAYAAGALTAAEAMAIAYQRGNIAERVEGSGGMIAVSLSREQVSPFLTDQVTVACENSSRNITLSGDSAALDDVVEKLQCTYPEVTTKRLGVNCAYHSEHMNIVKDEYLDRLVALKVKQQPLSTTFVSSVTGKSVENAGDLDTEYWCRNLVSPVLFYSAVKDTIAALPNPVFLEIGPHSALSGPLRDISPSTPYIPTLVRGISANTSILRTVGRLFQFTEIDLSGLVTGSVLTDLPPYQWQYDRRFWSESRVSRNWRFRQHPHHDILGSQIPDGNEMEPLWRSLIHLDSVPWLRDHVIDGKTVFPRSSYISMAGEAIRQLTGSSDVSLRRVSFLEDITFDGKHPTEVLTQFRPIQGTEWYDFTLTSQFEGKWTKLCMGQARRGYDLPSDIKQLCPGHRKVKPETFNRAMERLRIIYGPRFRALDRIAVNATAPEATAEITERHERQESHYIVHPCTTSSIFQLLTIAKAKGRNFDHSFVPTYIEEVYVTASTGSISAQSIITATQNRTFSGDAAGFCGGSLVFFMRNIRLMPTENRYDRGLDPHAGARLVWQPDIDKAHLARLIRPHCDKSILENLFLVEELALACIIESEQQTRSSKALAHFARYSEWLSLQRQRAEQGNYDHVKSCQAIASMPSKDRGNHIKELYQKALMTPVQHVATAVMRIYHETTTLFAGQVDPLSILMKDDLLSAIYGFNLCDFADFFRVIAHNRPCMRVLEIGAGTGGITATILPAMHTPHGERLYHSYTYTDISSGFFERAQERFRAYKGVDYRVLDISVDIAAQGFDAPYDLIIASNVLHATPNLQQTLANVKALLKPGGKLFLQELAPTTKWVNYIMGTLPGWWLSNDDRPWEPYVSPKRWDAELRAAGLSGADTVVHDGHMNAHIVSSLPELRSERNRQVTVLCKPGSEHLNSVIAYLHTRDFVTDTRHLGEELPNNQMVISLLELDGPQLHAMNETEYLNLRDLITSLDQKTMLWVTRTSQVACSDPRYAATLGLLRTARRELGLTVATLEVDTLDVKAIDAIAEVTERVLRLETTSSLDPVLEYTHAYGTLMVGKYYPAIVSEELLDRAASDQTAAVLRTSPRNIETLTWERMSLEISAPVEDWVLVETRAVGMNLKDLLVVNGTLDAALGSECAGTVQRVGPGVKNLRAGDRVMVLSPNSGVMATKFVTSERLCARMARNLSWTEAATIPFAFATAFYALIDVARLKYGDSVLIHHACSEIGTAAIQICRMIGAKFYCTVAKRADEDYLLQLGIPKERIFSSRNSTFVRDLMVPTAGLGVDVVLNTLSDNLFHASWQCVAEFGVLVDLPQGEFNKQLPMEAFEGNRSFCAVNLSQVAAKRPETIQGLLRRCMHHYALGELTPLQLQEFPAEKAQDAFKSMKEGKTGKAAIIMPEESSSLPACFSRREPSFRNDAIHLIVGGLGGLGRSVSSWMASHGARHFVFFSPSAASKENDDFVLELRAQGCRLDLVSGDISNPEDVDMLIKGLDENIPIAGVMQASMALEVTSFATMSFAQWQAAFAPKCQGTWNLHNTLLKYSRKTDYFLLFSSLSGLIGQTGYANYAAGNAFLDAFVQYRHSLGLPCSAINIGVMEDVGYVSEQTHAIDHFVATSTYTLQERDLHDAVQLAIDKSSPVGTTTRNGPAQPTYVNESQLLIGLRSTAPLDSPNNRTSWRRDPRMALYHNLNQSAAKSASEKTTDTADDQILVCFLEQLKGEPDILDKPESIDLLSTEIGKTLFSYMQRDRSNLDLDVPLPSLGVDSLLAIKMRNWFQRKIGVDIGVVQILNSGSLRDLGRITAKAIAGLRIAESTVSVADLTPMS; this comes from the exons ATGTCTGAAACCACCCCTCAAACTGGTCGTACTACATCAGCCTCTTGGGCTGACGACCCGATTGCCATAGTCGGCGTCGGGCTGCGTCTGCCAGGCTCTATTAGAACGCCCCAGCAGTTCTGGCAGTTTCTGGTCAACAAAAGGAGCGGTCGTTGTCGAGTGCCTGCGGACCGTTACAATGTGGACGCTTTCCATGGTCCGAAGGGAAAGCTTGGTCATgtctgtacagagtacggGCACTTCCTTGACGTCGACCTGGCGGCTGTTGACAGCTCTTTCTGGTCAATCCCGCCAAAGGagctgctccttcttgaCCCTCAGCAGCGGTTGCTGATGGAGGTAGTTTATGAGTGCCTAGAAAGTAGCGGCACTGCTGCTTACAGAGGCAGAGACATTGGTCTATATATAGGTGCACTTGGCGAGGACTGGATGGACATTCAAACCAGAGATCCACAAGGGCTAGGAATGCACTGTGTCGCGGGCTATAGCGACTTTGCGCTCTCGAACCGACTATCAAAGGAGCTTGGTCTCACTGGCCCAAGCATGACTATCCGGactgcttgctcttcttcaatgaTGGCTTTACATGCGGCCTGTCAGGCGCTCTATACAGGGGAGTGCTCATCCGCCGTCGTTGGCGGCTGTAATCTCATCCTCTCACCGCGCATGACAACAACTATGTCCGAACTCGGTGTGATGTCGCCAACTGGAGACTGTCGGTCTTTTGATGCACGAGCTGATGGCTACGCGCGTGGTGAAGCAGTTAACGCCATCCACATCAAGCGTCTCTCCCACGCGCTCCGGGACGGCGATCCGATCCGATCTGTCATTCGCTCTGTCTGCATTAACTCGGATGGACCGAGATCTCCTGTGTTTATACCCAGCCCGGAGAGCCATGAGCTTCTCATCCGTCGTTGTCACCAGCTGGCTGGTATTTCAGACCTCTCGCAAACGGCCATGATCGAGTGTCACGGGACTGGGACGAAGGTGGGTGACGTCCAGGAAGGAAGGGCCGTCGCGAACGTGTTCGGTGATATTGGGGGAGTTCTAATAGGATCA GTAAAACCTAACCTTGGGCATAGCGAGGGAGCATCAGCCCtaaccagcatcatcaaaatGACGTTGGCCTTGGAGAACCAAACGATCCCCCCGAACATCAATTTTTCAACACCAAATCCGAAGA TTCCATTTGGACCTGCTTGCCTTCGTGTTCCCGTGGAATGTGAGCCGTGGCCGAAAGACAAAGCGGAGCGTGTTGGACTCAACGGATTCGGAATCGGGGGAGCTAATGGACAT GTTCTCCTAGAGTCCGCTAGGTCTTTTCTGGGAACATTTGTGAATGAAGCCCCCAGTGGCTGCACTCCCCAGCTGCTAGTCTTTTCAGGAACCCACCCAGAAACAGTGAAGCGCAACATCTCACTCAGTTTGGATTTTCTAGCCAAAAACCCTGCTAAGGTTGCGGATGCTAGCTACACTCTAGCATGCCGCCGCCGTATACTCCCCAATCGGGCATTTGCTGTGGGCTGCCTGGACTCCTGGGACGTTTCACCCGTGCGAAAGGCAGGTCCCGCAGACCTTGTCTGGGTCTTCCCGGGCCAGGGAGCGCAGTATCCTGAAATGGGTTTGAAACTAGTTACCGGTAATGCCATTGCCAGAGATACAATACGGAGTTTGGACGAAGTGTTGGATCTCATTGATGCCGGTAGATCCTGGACTCTTCATG ACGAGCTGCTTCGACCGGAACCCTCTTCAAGGCTATCGCAAGCCAAGTtttctcagccttgctgCACGGCTATTCAAATTGCTCTTATCAATGTGCTCAAATCTATGAACGTCAAGCCCTCTGCCGTGGTTGGCCACTCAGCTGGCGAGATTGCCGCCGCGTATGCTGCGGGTGCACTGACTGCTGCCGAAGCGATGGCTATAGCATATCAAAGGGGCAATATAGCAGAGAGAGTGGAAGGTTCTGGAGGCATGATTGCTGTTAGCTTGAGCCGAGAGCAGGTCTCCCCGTTCTTGACTGATCAAGTTACAGTCGCATGTGAGAATAGTTCAAGGAACATTACCCTAAGTGGAGACTCAGCCGCCTTGGATGATGTAGTTGAAAAACTACAGTGCACCTATCCTGAGGTCACGACTAAGCGATTGGGAGTGAATTGCGCGTACCATTCTG AGCACATGAACATAGTGAAAGACGAGTACCTAGACCGACTTGTAGCGTTGAAGGTGAAACAACAGCCTCTATCCACAACATTTGTTTCCTCTGTGACAGGAAAAAGCGTCGAAAATGCGGGCGACCTTGACACTGAGTACTGGTGTCGCAACCTCGTCTCTCCCGTGCTGTTCTACTCAGCCGTTAAGGACACCATTGCGGCCCTGCCTAACCCAGTCTTTCTCGAGATTGGACCACATTCAGCTCTATCTGGCCCTTTGCGCGATATTTCGCCGTCGACTCCCTATATTCCGACCTTGGTACGGGGAATCAGTGCAAATACCTCTATCCTCCGCACCGTAGGACGGCTGTTTCAGTTTACAGAAATTGACCTGTCCGGCCTGGTCACTGGCAGCGTCTTAACAGATCTGCCGCCGTACCAGTGGCAATACGATAGACGCTTCTGGTCTGAATCACGAGTCTCACGAAATTGGCGATTCCGtcaacatcctcatcacGATATACTTGGGTCTCAGATTCCAGACGGCAATGAGATGGAGCCTCTCTGGCGGTCTCTAATTCATCTTGACAGTGTTCCATGGCTTCGAGACCATGTCATTGACGGGAAGACGGTCTTCCCGAGGTCGTCTTATATCTCAATGGCAGGCGAAGCGATTCGTCAGCTGACAGGGAGCTCCGATGTTTCGCTACGGCGCGTATCTTTTCTTGAAGACATTACATTCGATGGAAAGCACCCCACTGAAGTCTTGACACAGTTTCGACCCATACAAGGTACCGAATGGTATGACTTCACACTCACGAGCCAGTTTGAAGGCAAGTGGACAAAGCTCTGTATGGGACAAGCTCGACGAGGCTATGATCTCCCTTCCGATATCAAACAGCTGTGCCCAGGACACAGAAAAGTAAAACCAGAGACCTTCAACCGTGCAATGGAAAGGCTAAGGATTATCTATGGGCCCCGATTCCGCGCTTTGGATCGAATTGCAGTTAATGCCACAGCTCCAGAAGCAACGGCTGAGATCACCGAGAGGCACGAGAGACAGGAAAGTCACTACATTGTTCATCCATGCACGACTAGCTCTATCTTCCAACTGCTCACGATTGCCAAGGCCAAGGGCCGGAATTTTGATCATTCATTTGTACCCACATATATCGAAGAGGTCTATGTTACAGCATCGACTGGTTCTATTAGTGCCCAGTCCATTATCACAGCCACCCAGAACCGAACCTTCTCCGGTGACGCTGCAGGATTTTGCGGTGGTAGCCTTGTTTTTTTCATGCGTAATATCCGACTCATGCCAACGGAAAATCGCTATGACCGAGGCCTTGATCCCCATGCTGGGGCGCGACTGGTTTGGCAGCCAGACATTGACAAGGCACACTTGGCTCGTCTTATACGGCCGCATTGCGATAAGTCAATACTGGAGAATCTATTTCTGGTTGAGGAGCTTGCCTTGGCTTGCATCATTGAAAGTGAACAGCAAACGCGCAGCAGCAAAGCGCTAGCGCATTTTGCAAGATATAGCGAATGGCTGAGTCTGCAACGGCAGCGTGCCGAACAAGGCAACTATGACCATGTCAAGTCATGCCAGGCTATCGCATCAATGCCCTCTAAAGACCGGGGGAACCATATTAAGGAGCTTTATCAGAAAGCGCTCATGACCCCGGTGCAACATGTGGCCACCGCCGTTATGCGCATATACCATGAAACTACCACCCTCTTTGCCGGTCAGGTTGATCCCTTGAGTATTTTGATGAAAGATGACTTGCTATCAGCAATCTATGGGTTCAACCTCTGCGACTTTGCTGATTTCTTCCGGGTGATCGCGCACAACCGACCCTGTATGCGGGTATTGGAGATTGGAGCAGGGACCGGTGGGATAACTGCTACGATCTTGCCAGCGATGCATACTCCTCACGGAGAACGACTCTATCACAGCTATACATATACTGATATCTCATCTGGATTCTTCGAGCGCGCCCAAGAGCGCTTCCGTGCATACAAAGGTGTCGACTACCGGGTACTGGACATCTCAGTCGACATAGCTGCGCAGGGGTTCGATGCGCCTTATGATTTGATTATCGCGTCTAATGTGCTTCACGCCACTCCAAACCTTCAGCAAACACTTGCTAATGTGAAAGCCTTGCTAAAACCCGGCGGGAAACTCTTCCTACAGGAACTTGCACCCACCACCAAATGGGTAAACTATATCATGGGCACGCTCCCTGGCTGGTGGCTCAGCAATGATGACCGTCCATGGGAACCATACGTGTCGCCGAAACGATGGGATGCAGAGCTTCGCGCTGCCGGGCTGTCTGGGGCCGATACCGTTGTTCATGATGGCCATATGAATGCTCATATTGTTTCATCCTTGCCAGAACTTCGGAGTGAGAGGAACCGACAAGTTACTGTCCTTTGTAAACCTGGTTCTGAGCACTTGAACTCTGTCATCGCCTACCTCCATACTCGGGATTTCGTAACTGATACCCGTCATCTTGGGGAGGAACTGCCCAACAATCAAATGGTTATATCATTACTGGAACTGGACGGACCACAACTACACGCAATGAATGAGACAGAATACCTGAATTTGCGGGATCTGATCACATCTCTTGACCAAAAGACAATGCTGTGGGTAACTAGAACATCCCAGGTGGCATGTTCAGACCCACGGTACGCGGCGACACTTGGGCTCTTGAGGACTGCTCGCAGGGAGCTTGGACTTACAGTGGCTACGCTGGAGGTGGATACCTTGGATGTAAAGGCAATTGACGCCATTGCTGAGGTGACCGAACGTGTCCTACGTCTTGAGACCACCTCCTCGCTTGATCCCGTCTTGGAATACACTCACGCGTACGGCACCCTGATGGTTGGTAAATATTATCCGGCAATTGTGAGTGAGGAGCTTTTGGATAGGGCGGCCTCTGACCAAACGGCAGCGGTGCTTCGAACCAGTCCCCGAAATATTGAAACTCTCACCTGGGAACGCATGTCACTGGAGATATCCGCACCTGTTGAGGACTGGGTCCTGGTGGAGACGCGGGCTGTTGGCATGAATTTGAAGGATCTCCTGGTAGTCAATGGCACCCTTGATGCTGCTCTGGGCAGTGAATGTGCTGGGACGGTTCAGCGCGTTGGTCCTGGAGTCAAGAACCTGCGCGCCGGTGATCGAGTAATGGTGCTATCACCTAACTCTGGAGTCATGGCGACGAAGTTTGTCACGAGTGAGAGGCTCTGTGCGCGCATGGCCCGTAATTTGAGCTGGACTGAGGCAGCTACGATACCCTTCGCCTTCGCAACGGCATTTTACGCGCTGATCGATGTAGCCCGCTTGAAGTATGGCGAT TCTGTCCTCATTCATCATGCCTGCAGTGAGATCGGAACGGCTGCTATTCAAATTTGTCGCATGATTGGAGCCAAG TTCTATTGCACTGTCGCGAAAAGGGCAGATGAAGATTATCTGCTACAGCTGGGGATACCCAAAGAGCGTATCTTTTCCTCCAGGAATAGCACCTTTGTTCGTGATCTCATGGTTCCGACCGCGGGCCTTGGAGTTGATGTCGTACTAAATACTCTTTCTGACAATCTATTCCACGCCTCGTGGCAGTGCGTCGCCGAATTTGGCGTCCTGGTAGACTTGCCACAAGGCGAGTTCAACAAGCAGCTACCAATGGAAGCCTTTGAGGGAAACCGTTCTTTCTGTGCGGTCAATCTGTCCCAGGTTGCTGCAAAACGACCGGAGACAATTCAAGG ATTGCTTCGTCGGTGCATGCACCATTACGCTTTGGGCGAACTGACTCCGTTGCAGCTACAGGAGTTCCCAGCTGAAAAGGCACAAGATGCATTCAAGTCTATGAAAGAGGGTAAGACTGGAAAAGCCGCTATTATCATGCCTGAAGAGTCGTCTTCGCTGCCTGCTTGCTTTAGCCGCAGAGAACCGTCCTTCCGTAACGACGCCATACACTTGATTGTTGGCGGACTCGGTGGGCTTGGTCGCTCGGTCAGCTCATGGATGGCTTCTCATGGTGCACGtcattttgttttcttttcacCCTCTGCAGCCAGTAAAGAAAATGATGACTTCGTCTTGGAGCTTCGCGCTCAAGGCTGCCGCCTCGACCTTGTCTCAGGTGATATCAGTAACCCTGAAGATGTCGACATGCTCATCAAAGGCCTCGATGAGAATATTCCCATCGCCGGTGTAATGCAAGCTTCTATGGCGCTCGAAGTGACCTCTTTCGCCACTATGTCCTTCGCTCAATGGCAAGCAGCATTTGCACCAAAGTGTCAAGGAACCTGGAACCTGCACAACACCCTGCTCAAATACAGCCGCAAGACAGACtatttccttctcttcagctcaTTGTCTGGCCTCATTGGGCAAACTGGGTATGCCAACTACGCAGCTGGAAACGCTTTCCTCGATGCGTTTGTGCAGTACCGGCACTCACTTGGCTTGCCTTGCTCTGCAATCAATATTGGTGTTATGGAAGATGTGGGATATGTTAGCGAGCAGACACATGCCATCGACCACTTCGTCGCTACGTCGACGTATACTCTTCAAGAACGCGATCTCCATGATGCGGTTCAATTAGCGATTGACAAATCCTCACCGGTTGGAACGACAACCAGGAACGGACCTGCCCAGCCCACATATGTCAATGAAAGTCAGTTGCTCATCGGTTTGCGTAGTACAGCGCCGCTGGATTCTCCCAACAATCGAACGTCCTGGAGGCGGGATCCGCGCATGGCCCTCTATCACAACCTGAACCAGTCGGCTGCCAAAAGCGCATCTGAAAAGACCACTGATACTGCCGATGATCAGATTCTCGTATGCTTTCTTGAGCAACTCAAGGGGGAACctgatatccttgacaaaCCCGAGTCGATTGACCTCCTGAGTACAGAGATTGGTAAGACTCTCTTCAGCTATATGCAGCGTGATCGGTCCAACTTGGATCTGGATGTTCCACTGCCATCCCTAGGAGTGGACTCCCTGCTCGCAATCAAGATGCGCAACTGGTTCCAACGGAAAATCGGGGTTGATATTGGCGTAGTGCAGATACTGAATAGTGGAAGCTTGCGGGATCTAGGAAGAATTACTGCAAAGGCTATAGCAGGACTGCGGATTGCAGAGTCGACAGTGTCAGTTGC